Proteins encoded within one genomic window of Sulfurovum sp. XGS-02:
- a CDS encoding lytic transglycosylase domain-containing protein yields the protein MRSVTLILLTILLPYFLSANDDRPPIPYDFLAKKEVKSFINKMVKKHHFTHRYITAVLKSAKLDRDTLARYTGKYKVGSTNGPWERYKAHVLDPVTLDKAKAFKKRYYKTLLKASREYRVDMEYIVGFIGVESKFGEYSGDYNVLDALSTLAFHKNRMKKFFKSELEHLFLMAREQNYDITTLQGSFAGAMGMVQQMPSVFRKFGMDYNRDGEKDPWDLEDAIGIIAKFMHKNGWKKGAQVAIPTKFKGKRYTKLKTSHRRPLPLKTILKHGITPLKRFNEPKAYLLKNRNLTHDDIWLGAKNFRVLTRYNNSTSYGMAIHLIAQAVKYKYISPQMPF from the coding sequence TTGAGATCTGTTACACTAATATTACTCACCATACTTTTACCATATTTTCTGTCTGCAAATGATGATCGTCCTCCCATTCCGTATGATTTCCTAGCCAAAAAAGAGGTCAAGTCATTCATCAATAAAATGGTAAAAAAACATCATTTCACACACCGCTATATAACTGCTGTACTAAAGAGTGCGAAACTTGACCGCGACACACTGGCACGATATACAGGAAAATACAAAGTAGGCAGCACGAATGGTCCCTGGGAACGATACAAAGCACATGTACTTGACCCGGTCACTCTAGACAAAGCCAAAGCGTTTAAAAAGAGATACTATAAAACACTCCTAAAAGCAAGTCGAGAATATCGGGTTGACATGGAGTACATTGTGGGGTTTATTGGAGTGGAAAGCAAATTTGGAGAATACAGCGGAGACTATAATGTATTGGATGCTTTGAGCACCCTTGCCTTTCATAAAAACCGTATGAAGAAATTTTTCAAGTCCGAGTTGGAACATCTCTTTTTGATGGCCAGAGAACAGAACTATGATATCACTACACTGCAGGGTTCTTTTGCCGGAGCTATGGGCATGGTACAGCAAATGCCTTCGGTCTTCAGAAAGTTTGGTATGGACTATAACCGTGACGGGGAAAAGGACCCGTGGGACTTGGAGGATGCCATTGGGATCATTGCAAAATTTATGCATAAGAATGGCTGGAAAAAAGGAGCCCAGGTCGCTATCCCGACCAAATTTAAAGGAAAGCGCTATACAAAGCTCAAAACAAGCCACAGAAGACCCCTGCCATTAAAGACGATCTTAAAGCATGGTATCACACCTTTAAAGCGCTTTAATGAACCTAAAGCCTATCTGCTTAAAAACCGTAACCTTACCCATGATGACATCTGGCTGGGGGCCAAAAACTTCCGTGTACTGACACGTTACAATAATTCAACAAGCTATGGTATGGCCATACACCTTATTGCACAGGCTGTCAAGTACAAATATATTTCTCCTCAAATGCCGTTTTAG
- a CDS encoding DnaJ C-terminal domain-containing protein, which produces MSKSLYETLGVSENASADEIKKSYRKLARKYHPDINKDESAVDKFKEINAAYEVLSDPEKKAQYDQFGDQMFGGQNFHDFAQRQGGGVDLDEILRQMFGGGGGGFSGGFGGAQGGFGGFGMPDLDLQARITVPFMVAINGGKHNVSANGQNFDIKIPAGIKSGETMRVRGKGKQYQGHVGDLLIQVEVAASDEYERKGDNLYKTFDVPLKDALFGGKIAIDTPEKEVSLKVPKNTKNGQKFRLKGKGVADRKTALKGDLYLVANVVLPDVDTLDDELKAMIEAKL; this is translated from the coding sequence ATGTCAAAAAGTTTATATGAAACACTCGGTGTAAGTGAAAATGCTTCTGCCGATGAAATTAAAAAGTCTTATAGAAAACTCGCAAGAAAATACCACCCTGACATTAACAAAGATGAGAGTGCCGTAGATAAGTTCAAAGAGATCAATGCAGCCTATGAAGTACTCTCAGATCCTGAGAAAAAAGCGCAATATGACCAGTTTGGAGATCAAATGTTCGGCGGGCAGAATTTCCATGATTTTGCACAGAGACAAGGCGGAGGTGTTGACCTCGATGAGATTCTCAGACAAATGTTCGGTGGAGGCGGTGGAGGCTTCAGTGGCGGTTTTGGCGGGGCACAAGGCGGTTTTGGCGGTTTTGGTATGCCTGACCTTGATCTGCAGGCACGTATCACCGTACCATTCATGGTAGCGATCAACGGTGGCAAACACAATGTCTCTGCCAATGGACAAAATTTTGACATCAAGATCCCAGCAGGGATCAAAAGCGGTGAAACTATGCGTGTACGCGGTAAAGGTAAACAATACCAAGGACATGTAGGAGACCTCCTTATTCAGGTAGAAGTTGCAGCTTCCGATGAATATGAAAGAAAAGGCGACAACCTCTATAAAACATTTGATGTGCCTTTAAAAGATGCACTTTTTGGAGGTAAGATCGCCATAGATACACCGGAAAAAGAGGTGTCGCTCAAAGTACCTAAAAATACGAAGAACGGTCAGAAATTCAGACTGAAAGGCAAAGGTGTCGCTGACAGAAAAACGGCATTGAAAGGTGACTTGTACCTTGTAGCAAATGTGGTTTTACCTGATGTAGATACATTGGATGATGAACTTAAAGCGATGATCGAAGCAAAACTCTAA
- a CDS encoding heat shock protein transcriptional repressor HspR, translated as MHSYDEPVYLISVVASMLDIHPQTLRQYEREGLVEPSRTQGRMRLYSQRDIERMKLILRLTRQMGVNLAGVDIVLQLKEQIDAMQEEIDQLREELSKVNRNGSVHSSKALVTKSSYDIIIFED; from the coding sequence ATGCACAGTTATGATGAACCCGTGTACCTAATCTCTGTAGTGGCTAGCATGCTAGACATACATCCCCAGACACTGAGACAGTATGAACGTGAAGGTTTGGTTGAGCCTTCTCGTACGCAGGGACGTATGCGGCTTTATTCACAACGTGACATTGAACGAATGAAACTCATTTTGCGTTTAACACGTCAAATGGGTGTGAACCTTGCCGGGGTCGACATTGTGCTGCAGCTTAAAGAACAGATAGATGCAATGCAAGAAGAGATAGACCAATTACGTGAAGAACTCAGTAAAGTAAATCGTAATGGTTCTGTACATTCAAGTAAGGCATTGGTTACAAAAAGTTCCTATGATATTATTATCTTCGAGGATTAA
- a CDS encoding ATP-dependent RecD-like DNA helicase yields MSDKVDVLEALKHSNVFLTGGAGVGKSYITNEVISDYRKRGKQVVSLGSTGVSAVNIGGFTVHSFFVFGIANNFEELAAGDKRAKGRLSDLKKVLKATDLIIIDEISMVSTDLMDMIAYRLNHYGYLGKVLFVGDFFQLPPVQKQPNRQDVFGEKLYAFESMAWERFDLTVIELTKMKRTTDAEFTHILSKVRKGQCDEEVIQYMTKLWNNEGLEKDPTYLFGRNLEVERTNRAKINELDTEETILFANIEMFGSVHEKKLAGWKNMLPISEHLTLKEGVPILFTVNKWGKFVNGERGILRKIEEDHLIVEKEDEFVRVERHDFDLVDMLVKDDGTVETMSLATLSQFPLKLAYAVTIHKSQGMSIDNLVCNVDNIFAPSQFYVAISRAINPKNLKIDFNRGDLTQYLKRVIHVDDRVVEYYKNLI; encoded by the coding sequence TTGAGCGATAAAGTCGATGTATTAGAAGCACTAAAACACTCCAATGTTTTCTTGACAGGTGGTGCAGGGGTCGGAAAGAGCTATATAACCAATGAGGTGATCTCTGACTACCGAAAAAGAGGGAAACAGGTTGTCTCTTTGGGCTCTACTGGGGTAAGTGCTGTGAACATCGGAGGTTTTACCGTACACAGTTTTTTTGTCTTCGGTATCGCCAATAATTTTGAAGAGTTGGCTGCGGGAGACAAACGGGCGAAGGGTCGGCTTTCAGACCTCAAAAAAGTACTCAAAGCCACGGACCTTATCATCATCGATGAAATTTCCATGGTAAGTACGGACTTGATGGATATGATAGCCTATAGGCTGAACCACTACGGCTATCTGGGGAAAGTGCTGTTTGTGGGAGATTTCTTTCAGTTGCCACCGGTGCAAAAACAGCCCAATAGACAGGATGTCTTTGGAGAAAAGCTCTATGCCTTTGAGAGTATGGCCTGGGAACGTTTTGATCTGACTGTCATTGAACTTACCAAGATGAAACGTACCACAGATGCAGAGTTCACGCATATCCTCTCCAAGGTCCGCAAAGGGCAATGTGATGAAGAAGTGATCCAGTACATGACAAAACTTTGGAACAATGAAGGGTTGGAGAAAGACCCGACCTATCTCTTTGGCCGTAACCTGGAAGTGGAACGGACCAACAGGGCCAAGATCAATGAACTTGATACCGAAGAGACCATACTTTTTGCAAATATAGAGATGTTCGGTTCGGTCCATGAAAAGAAACTGGCAGGCTGGAAAAATATGCTGCCTATCTCCGAACATTTGACGCTCAAAGAGGGTGTTCCCATCTTGTTTACTGTGAACAAATGGGGAAAGTTCGTGAACGGGGAGAGAGGGATACTCAGAAAGATAGAAGAGGACCATCTCATTGTAGAGAAAGAGGATGAGTTCGTGCGTGTCGAAAGACATGACTTTGATCTGGTCGATATGCTGGTAAAAGATGACGGTACCGTTGAGACGATGTCCCTTGCGACACTTTCACAGTTTCCTCTGAAGCTAGCCTATGCGGTGACCATACACAAAAGCCAGGGTATGAGCATAGATAATCTAGTCTGCAATGTGGACAACATCTTCGCACCCAGCCAATTCTATGTGGCTATATCCCGTGCGATCAACCCCAAAAATCTGAAGATAGATTTTAACAGGGGAGATCTGACACAGTATCTCAAAAGGGTCATTCATGTGGATGATAGAGTGGTGGAATATTATAAAAATCTGATTTAA
- a CDS encoding bifunctional diguanylate cyclase/phosphodiesterase: MKHQKYYTFLQKQILLMIGLSLIPGLVYVIVGWIFHIVTPALVWYGILLCISLYGWTLYNEFATYKMDENHLKKWYKKLTWFMYMIFSVWSLVFVMYVGYDKYHIHYIAIFTQLGAAVVASTLLISDKKLFVPILVTLMLPLTVYFAFIDTWYGYILSLFSLIFLFVLLYASFNTNRLLQKNYSQAQHDILTGLYNRRYFMEYMESLIERLAVNQKTACMFLIDLDHFKTINDSLGHDIGDKLLIEVSERLKAYAKDTHIVARLGGDEFILISKEFNEEVFKRDLAYGFSEGLLKVIRKPYSIDGHHLHISASIGVHQINPSFIYSKNFIREADIAMYEAKAQGRDGVIVFNQDLAKRVERHLLIEQKLHYALNENKIEVFYQPQFDKDEEVMGCEALIRWDDDELGRVGPEEFIPIVENTGLILEVGSYVLKETFESINRWNAKGRKLSSISVNISMRQLLCETFVNEVDRLIKIYFPKKESGQKIIFEITEHVFAEDMKKVINMMNRLKEIGISFSIDDFGTGYSSLSNLKMLPIDEVKIDRTFVARLDDGQDDKKMISTIISIAKNFDLNIVAEGIEKFEQLLFLIKIECDVFQGFYFEEPLSKTAFEEKYICT, from the coding sequence ATGAAGCATCAAAAATATTATACATTTCTTCAAAAACAAATTCTTCTAATGATCGGGCTTTCTCTTATTCCCGGGCTTGTGTATGTCATTGTTGGTTGGATTTTTCATATTGTTACTCCTGCATTGGTATGGTATGGTATATTGTTATGTATTTCATTGTATGGGTGGACGCTATATAATGAATTTGCTACATACAAAATGGATGAAAATCATTTAAAAAAATGGTATAAAAAACTTACATGGTTCATGTATATGATCTTTTCTGTCTGGTCATTGGTATTTGTAATGTATGTCGGATATGACAAATACCATATACACTACATAGCCATTTTTACACAGTTGGGTGCTGCAGTTGTTGCATCAACCCTGCTTATCTCTGATAAAAAACTGTTTGTGCCTATTTTGGTTACCCTGATGCTGCCGTTGACCGTCTATTTTGCATTTATCGATACATGGTATGGATATATACTCTCCCTCTTTTCTCTTATATTTTTATTTGTCTTATTGTATGCATCCTTTAATACCAACAGATTATTACAGAAGAATTATTCCCAAGCGCAGCATGACATTCTGACAGGGCTCTATAACCGACGCTATTTTATGGAGTACATGGAGTCTTTGATTGAAAGATTGGCCGTAAATCAGAAAACTGCATGTATGTTTTTGATAGATCTGGATCATTTTAAAACCATTAATGACTCTTTGGGACATGATATCGGTGATAAGTTGTTGATAGAAGTTTCCGAACGTCTTAAAGCGTATGCCAAAGATACACATATAGTAGCGCGTTTAGGAGGTGATGAGTTTATCCTTATAAGCAAAGAGTTCAATGAAGAAGTGTTCAAAAGGGATCTTGCATATGGTTTTTCGGAAGGATTGCTCAAGGTCATTCGAAAACCTTATAGTATTGATGGCCATCATCTTCATATCAGTGCTAGTATCGGTGTACATCAAATCAACCCTTCATTCATCTATAGTAAAAACTTTATTAGGGAAGCAGATATAGCGATGTATGAAGCAAAGGCTCAAGGCAGAGACGGTGTAATCGTCTTTAACCAGGACCTTGCAAAGAGGGTTGAGAGACATCTTCTTATAGAGCAGAAACTACATTATGCACTGAATGAAAATAAAATAGAGGTATTTTATCAGCCGCAGTTTGACAAAGATGAAGAAGTAATGGGTTGTGAGGCACTGATCAGATGGGATGACGATGAATTGGGTAGAGTGGGCCCTGAGGAGTTCATTCCCATAGTGGAAAATACTGGGTTGATCTTAGAGGTCGGCAGCTATGTGCTAAAAGAGACATTTGAAAGTATCAATAGATGGAATGCAAAAGGTAGGAAATTAAGTTCTATTTCGGTGAATATCAGTATGAGACAACTGTTATGCGAGACATTTGTCAATGAAGTAGATCGTTTGATCAAAATCTATTTTCCTAAAAAAGAGAGCGGACAAAAAATTATTTTTGAGATTACAGAGCATGTATTCGCTGAAGATATGAAAAAAGTGATCAATATGATGAACAGATTAAAAGAGATCGGTATTTCATTTTCCATTGATGACTTTGGTACGGGGTACTCTTCACTCAGTAATTTAAAAATGTTACCCATCGATGAAGTAAAAATAGATAGAACATTCGTAGCGCGTTTGGATGACGGTCAAGATGATAAGAAGATGATCAGTACGATCATCTCCATAGCAAAGAATTTTGATCTGAATATTGTGGCTGAGGGTATAGAAAAATTTGAACAGCTTCTCTTCTTGATCAAAATAGAGTGTGATGTGTTTCAGGGATTTTATTTCGAGGAGCCACTCTCTAAAACGGCATTTGAGGAGAAATATATTTGTACTTGA
- a CDS encoding YgjP-like metallopeptidase domain-containing protein gives MLKYLNGYDTQLKAQVQNLIDQDKLGEYLLSKYPTLHEYTTDKSLYSYVQALKHTHMRNAAPISKVLYDTKIRDIHAALGTHTFVSRVQGGKLKAKNEIHISHLFKKVPEAFLRMIVVHELAHIKEKEHNKAFYKLCTHIEPAYHQLEFDLRLYLTYRDRFGALYI, from the coding sequence ATGTTAAAATACCTTAATGGTTACGATACCCAGTTGAAAGCACAGGTGCAAAACCTTATAGATCAGGATAAACTCGGCGAGTATCTTCTCTCAAAGTACCCCACATTGCATGAGTATACTACCGATAAAAGTCTCTACAGCTATGTTCAGGCACTGAAACATACCCACATGCGAAATGCCGCGCCCATTTCCAAAGTACTTTACGATACGAAGATACGCGATATTCACGCTGCACTTGGGACACATACCTTTGTATCACGCGTACAAGGCGGGAAGCTTAAAGCCAAAAATGAAATACATATCTCACATCTTTTTAAAAAAGTCCCTGAAGCCTTTTTACGGATGATAGTGGTACATGAACTGGCACATATCAAAGAGAAAGAACATAACAAAGCGTTCTATAAACTCTGTACCCATATAGAACCGGCATACCATCAGCTTGAATTTGATCTGAGGCTTTATCTGACCTACCGTGATAGATTTGGCGCGTTGTATATTTGA
- a CDS encoding CoA ester lyase codes for MIFDNLETLPTTFGNKRKTPAVKPTHRSNMMLNPLNLKHLNRIDEHDADMITLNLEDAIAPSRKKEALHNIALFLSYMEHANSFIIVRTNPLDEGGAEEIAFLNDFGFDAVRVAKVKNQTEIAQALTLLSADKELHISLETKEAFESLSSLRIDGRLTTANLGILDLLTSLGLPQSLVTLNNPTIDYILSKFLVDAKTAGIHPISFMFQEYNDTETFKAWCEREKMMGFDTKACMGPKQVQIANEIFNTNRDEIARALHIKEAFETHAAQGINGFMDEKYGFIDEPIYRDSLLVLNHS; via the coding sequence ATGATATTTGATAATTTAGAGACACTCCCTACAACCTTTGGAAATAAAAGAAAAACCCCTGCCGTAAAACCTACCCACCGTTCCAACATGATGCTCAACCCGCTTAACCTCAAGCATCTCAACCGTATAGATGAGCATGATGCAGATATGATCACCCTCAACCTTGAAGATGCCATCGCCCCCTCACGTAAAAAAGAAGCCCTGCATAACATCGCTCTTTTTCTCTCATATATGGAACACGCCAACTCCTTCATTATTGTGCGTACCAATCCTTTAGATGAAGGCGGTGCGGAAGAGATAGCCTTTTTGAATGATTTTGGCTTTGATGCAGTCCGTGTGGCAAAAGTAAAAAACCAGACTGAGATTGCCCAGGCACTTACCCTTCTAAGTGCAGATAAGGAGCTGCATATCTCACTGGAGACAAAAGAGGCCTTTGAAAGCTTGAGTTCACTGCGTATAGATGGACGCCTTACCACAGCGAACCTAGGTATCCTGGATCTTCTCACCTCTTTAGGATTGCCCCAGTCTTTAGTAACGCTGAATAATCCTACCATAGACTACATTCTCTCCAAATTTTTGGTAGATGCAAAAACTGCAGGCATACACCCTATCTCATTTATGTTCCAGGAGTATAATGACACAGAGACCTTCAAAGCATGGTGTGAAAGGGAAAAGATGATGGGGTTTGACACCAAAGCATGTATGGGTCCCAAACAGGTTCAGATAGCCAATGAAATATTTAATACCAACAGAGATGAGATAGCAAGGGCTTTGCATATCAAAGAGGCTTTTGAAACCCATGCCGCACAAGGTATCAATGGATTCATGGATGAGAAATACGGATTCATAGACGAGCCCATCTACCGTGACAGCCTGTTGGTTCTCAATCATAGTTAA